The genomic DNA TTGGATCTCTCCGGTTGCCAAATCCACTATATTTTTGGCTTTTTGATTAAAATCAGTAGGTAACTTTGATTTTTTCATATTCGCAAAGATACAACGCTATTCTTATCCGGTCAAGCATCAAAAAAGGAAACTATTTTCAAACTGAGACACTACCGTCTATTTGTCTATTTGTCTATTTGACTATTTGTCTATTTGTCTACCAGACTAGCAGACTTGCAGACTAACAGACTATTTGACTATTTGACTATTTGACTATTTGTCTAACAGACTGTTGGACTAGCAGACAAGCAGACTATCAGACTTACAGACTAACAGACTTCCTCCCTACCAGACTTCCTCAACATGCATCCCTCCACTCCTTAGCGCCAAAATAGTAGCGATAGCTCCAAAATTTTTTAAAAATCAAGCCTCAATCTCAAATTCAACCTTTGGCTGCTGAGATAATTGGGAATTGCAAACTGGTAGTTATACAAAGTGCGAATCCAGCTGATGGAGGCTTCATTTTTAACTTTGAGCAAATTAAAAACTTCGGCACTGATCCAGGCCTGTTTGCAAAATCTAAAAAAGGAATTCGGTTTTTGCATTCGTTTCGATCGGTCCCACAATTGCATCGAAAAACCGATATCCACGCGATGGTAAGCTTTGAGACTTTGATCGTTGCGGTAAACCGTGTTGGCTCCTTTAAGACCATAAGGCAATCCACTGGCCAAATTGATTTGGATGTGCATTTTAAAATTTTTATTCTGCGGCAAATAGTCCTGAAAAAAAATGCTCAATGCCATGAATTGATCAGTTGGTCTGGGTACATCATTGATATCTTTTCCATCAGGCTGCTCCAGGCTGCGCTCTTTGTGTTGGATGCCTAACAAACGTTCGTGAGTGCGTAAAAAGGACAGATTGACCCAGGATTCTGCGCCCGGTACAAATTCACCGTGAATCCGGTTATCCCATCCGATAGCATAGGCCTTGGCATCATTAGCTCCTGAATAACGGATGCGAACATTCTCAAGATCATAGGATACCACATCCCACAAATCTTTATAATAAACTTCAGAAATCCATTTGAATTTGGATGGACTCAGTTTTCGCATCCAGAATTCCTGTTGCATTCCAGTACATAGTGCACAGATTTTTGAGCTTTTAATTTGGTATTTAAACTTCCATCAATAGCCCGCATCTCTCTGTAAAATGGAGCCTGGTGATAAAGTCCGGTTGAAATCCAAACATGTATATTGCGTTTGTTGTCGATGGGAATCCATTCCATTTTAAGTCTAGGATTCATTAAGAATTCCTGATTTAATCCGGAATGATGAAGGCGAATCCCGCCGTTAATTTTTAATACATTTTGATCGTTTATTTTCCATTTTATTTCATCCTGGACCCAACATGCAAATTTGTCATTGACGATTTCATTGGAAGATTTGTAAACATTAAAAATCCTCAATCCGGAATCAGACAGAGGCAGGGCATATCCTGCAGAATCCAGGCGCTCCCATTCATTGATCTTGTCATCCAAATGTTCGCGCCGGTACCAGGCACCCCATTGCATAAAATGTCCGATTCCGGAGCTGGTTGAAGAAAATCTATAGCACCTCGCCATTCGTAATGTTGCACTATACTTTCAAGCCGATTACGTGCATACAAATGTTGCGTTCCTACGCCCCATAATTTGACTTCCTTTCCTTCTTCATCATTCTGACCTGCTTCGACTTCGACCAAACGATAGTAGCCCAGGATATCAAATCGCTCAGCTTCATAACCATAATACAGAGCAGCATTCCACTTCATAAAAAATGGATATCGAGATTGATCTGATATATAATTCAAGCTTAGGCCCGTCATATTTTGTTCAAAATAATCATCTTCAGATCCTTCAAACTCCGTATTCAGGTTTAGAATCTGAAAAAAACTGCCTTTTGCTACCGTTGAAGATTCGGGAATCAATTCAAAGTGACTGCGATTGATGTTTCCAATCCAGGACAACTTCCATTGTCTGCTTAAATCATAATTTACAAAGGCCTGCAAATCCAGAAAATCTGGAGTGTATTCGCCTTTCACATCAAGACTGCTCAATATATACCTGGTTGTTTTATATCTCGCACCAACCAAATAACTCAATTTTCTTGGAGCAGTATTTTTCCAAATATATTGGAGCTGCCTTCTAAATGAAAGCTCATTCCTAACAAACTTGCAGCAGCACTGGCTTTCAAAGTATCCGGATTTTTATATCGGATGTCCATCACAGACGAAAGTTTATCTCCATATTTCGATTCGAATCCTCCGGAATAAAATTTGAGTTCTTTTACCAGATCAGGATTTGGAAAAGACAAACCTTCCTGTTGTCCATTGCGAATGAGCTGTGGCCTGAAGATTTCAAAATCATTGACAAAAACCAGATTCTCGTCATAACTTCCACCGCGAACGCTGTATTGAGAGGACAGTTCGCCGCCGGCGCTACTGCGCAATCCGAGAGCGATGGATGGTAAGACGCTTTCCAATTTCCACTCACCGTTGGCAACATCGAAAAAGATTCAACATTTTTCCCTAACCCCCACTTTCCATATCCTCATTTTCTGCAGTGATCTCAACCTCTGTGTTTACGATCCGAGTCAATAAAATTTCAATTAATTTTCCTGATTGGACTTCCTTCCATTTGATCTTTTTCTCGATGGGTTTGAAGCCAAGTCGGTTCACTTTAATGAGATAATTTTCTTTTTGAGGAAGAAACAATTGAAAATTTCCCAAGGCATCCGTTTCTGTAAAAATGGCTGTTTCGGAAATATAAACACTGGCCAGTTCAATCGGACTTCCATCTTGAGCATCGACTACTTTACCGTTTAGGGTAAAAGAAATAATTTGCGAATGCAACTGTAGATTGCAATAAAAAAAGTACCAAATTAATTCTGATGGCTAACTTGATCGCAGACAAGATTCGTATATAAAGTGAAGTATCAATCAAAATTCAAAAGCATTCACTGTTATGGATTTCAATTTATGGATCACTTCTTTTGGCTTGGCATCGCCAAAAACAGCATTTCCGGCGACCAGTACATCAGCACCGGCGCGGAGTATGGTTTCTGCATTTTGCAAACCAACACCACCATCTACTTCAATCAAAACATCGAGATTTCTGTTGATGATTTCAGCTTTTAAAGTTTTTATTTTATCCAATGTTCGGTAAATAAATTTTTGACCTCCAAATCCGGGGATTCACCGACATCATACATACGATATCCACATTTTCAAGGACGTCGTACAATAAATGAACCGGTGTATGTGGATTCAAAGCGACGCCAGCTTTGGCTCCTGTTTCTTTGATTTGCTGAAGAACCCTGTGCAAATGTGGACAGGCCTCTAAATGGACCGTAATATGATCTGCTCCGGCGTTCCGAAAATCGGAGATGTATTTTTCAGGTTCCACGATCATGAGATGCACATCCAAAGGCTTTTGTGCCTTTCTATGCATCGCCGAAAGCACGGGTAGTCCAAAAGAAATATTCGGAACGAAGCGACCATCCATCACATCAATGTGATGCCAATCAGCTTCTGATTCTTCAAGCCAGACTAACTCGTCTCCAATTTTCAGAAAATCGCAACTCAATAAGGAAGGGGCAATGATGGGCATGTTTATTGTTTAAGGATTGTTCGATTTCAAAATACAATATTAGAGAAAATAAATTTAAGAGGCTAAAGGGAAAAGGCCAAAGGTTAAAGAATGCATTGAATTGAAATTAATATTAACGCTATTACATACTTATTTGAATTTGATTGTAAAAACAATAAATTTCTCGTGTGGTCTTGCTTTTTACCTTTTACCTTAAGCCTTTTAACCATACTTACCCTTCCGAAATAACAACCTGATCAAAAGGTATGGGCGCCTGCTGATGAAAACTCAAATAAACATTTGCGGTGACCCAGATATCCTGAGCACAATAGCGCGCAATGCGATCTATATCTTCTTCTTCATAATAGACCCGCCCTACCTGGCTACCATCTATATCTGATTTCGGACTTTCTAAACCGAGACAAGCTGATAATAAATCGAGTGAAATAAAATGTTTGATGTCTCCAAACTTCCACATTTCCATGGTATCGAGCAGGTGCTTTAATTCCCATGGTTTTCTGCCGGCAATCTGCAGCGGAGCCGGAAGCTGCAATCCATTCATCAAAGCGCGCCTGCATAAATAAGGAATGTCGAATTCCCGAATATTATGTCCACACAGGCCGTGACGTTCAGGATTTCCAAAGTGCGAAGTGAGAATACTAAAAAAATCAGTCAGCAGTAATTCCTCATCGGGACCGGCAAAAGTCTTGATGCGCAATTGGTTGTTTCGAAACAATCCAACCCCAATGCAAACGATCCGTCCGAACTCGGCATAAATCGCAGCTTTTTCCTCGTATAAGTCCTCTAAAGATTTTTCCGGTTCACGTTCCCGGTAATAGCGCATTTTGGTTTCAAAGAGCTTTTGCCATTTTTCATCGAGGTTTTGATAGCTAGATTCAGCGCTAACTGTTTCTAAATCTATAAACAATATATTATTAAGTTCCATAATGTTATACACTCAGGGTTTACCCTGATTTTTTAAAACAACATACTAAAATAAGTAAAATGCTTGTTATTTCACTAACTTTACCAAATCAAATACATATAAATATGTCAACATCAAATCAAAATGTGAAAGCGCTGGTCATTATAGCCATTCTTGGATTGTTCGGATTGAACGTTTATCAATTTGTAAATAATTCCAATCTCCAAAAAGACAATCTCTCCAAAGAAAACGAATTGGTTCAACTGGAAGATACCAAAGCAAAATTAGATAAAGATTATCAGCAGGCTATTTCGGACTTGAACGATATGAAAACCAATAACGAAGAACTCAATAGAGTCATTGACACTCAAAAAGGAAGAACTTCGCATTCAAAAGATAAAATTTCAGGTTTGCTCAGAGATAGCAAAAATCTCTCCATAGCAGAAAGGAAATTGAAGTCATGAAGTCAAACAGCAAAGAATACATAGCGGAGATCAATAAACTGAAAGCAGAAAATGAACAACTCAATGTTCAAAACACAAGCCTCCAAAAAGACAAGGAGAGTCTTACTCAGGAAGTTCAAACAAAGCTGTCTGAAAATCAAAAATTAAACGAAGCTAAAGCAAACGTAACTGCAGAAAAAGAAAATTTATCTAAAGAAAAAGATCAACTCAGCCGCAGATACAATAGGGCAACTGCCATTCCGGTTAGTAAAATTGACGCGGAAGCTTTTCAGGAAAGAGAAGGCAAAAAACCTAAAGGTGTTTCCAAAGCAGGTGAAGTTGATTTTATGGAAGTTTGTTTTAAAACCAGCGTCAATAAAAATGCAGAATCCGGCAGCGAAAAATTTTATATACGCATCATATCTCCAACAGGTGAAACGCAATCCATCGAATCAGAGGGTTCCGGCGTCATTCGCAATGATCTCAATGGCGAGATGATTAAATATTCGGCAGTGGTCACCACCGCTTACGCCAACGATGAAAAGAAAATTTGCGGACAATTCAAAATCCAGGAGGATTCTCAGCAGGCATTTACCAAATAGAGGTATTTAATAAAGGTTATCTCGTTGGTACAGGTACGAAAAACTAAAATAATTCGGCTACTATAGCATCTTTAAATTTAATAATACTAACTGCCATTTCCTGGTTCGATACTGCATTTACCCTTATTGGATATTCCATTAGTTTTATTGAATTAATTTCTGTTGCTGCGGGTATAGTGGCTGTTTATTATGCGGCCAAAGAAAACATCCTGACCTGGCCTATAGGACTTATAAATATCATCACAGCTTTTTTTATTTACTACCATGTCAGATTGTATTCTGATATGTTTCTCCAGATCTATTTTATTTGCATCAGTATATATGGATGGCTTATATGGAATATGGAACATAGAAATGCAGTCCCTTTAAAGTATTTGTCAAACCAAGGATTGGCCTTATTTGCATTTCTAATCATCATTTGCACAATAGTCCTTGGAAAGTTCATGTCGCATATTCACGAATTTTTTCCATCCGCATTTCCGGAACCTGCTGCTTATCCTTATTCAGATACGCTGGTGGCCGTAGCTAGCATCATCGCAAATACACTAATGGCCAGAAGATTTATTGAAAGTTGGATACTTTGGATTGGTGTAGATGTTATTTGCGTTTACCTGTATTTTCAAAAAGATATCAAGTTTATTGCCTTTGAGTTTTTGATTTTTTTAATCCTTGCTTGTTTCGGACTCTACAATTGGATTCAAATGAAACGAAAACAAGATCAGATTTCAAAGTCTTTGCATCGCTTGTGACAGATCATCTATTAAATAAGATGCATCTTCTAATCCTGCATACATTCTGATCATTCGGTGTGCTTCGATGTCCGGATTAAATTGTGCTTTATCAATTCCTGCCAATCTCGGAATGATCAGACTTTCATGC from Saprospiraceae bacterium includes the following:
- a CDS encoding 3'-5' exonuclease — translated: MELNNILFIDLETVSAESSYQNLDEKWQKLFETKMRYYREREPEKSLEDLYEEKAAIYAEFGRIVCIGVGLFRNNQLRIKTFAGPDEELLLTDFFSILTSHFGNPERHGLCGHNIREFDIPYLCRRALMNGLQLPAPLQIAGRKPWELKHLLDTMEMWKFGDIKHFISLDLLSACLGLESPKSDIDGSQVGRVYYEEEDIDRIARYCAQDIWVTANVYLSFHQQAPIPFDQVVISEG
- a CDS encoding carboxypeptidase-like regulatory domain-containing protein produces the protein MHSQIISFTLNGKVVDAQDGSPIELASVYISETAIFTETDALGNFQLFLPQKENYLIKVNRLGFKPIEKKIKWKEVQSGKLIEILLTRIVNTEVEITAENEDMESGG
- a CDS encoding TonB-dependent receptor plug domain-containing protein; translated protein: MESVLPSIALGLRSSAGGELSSQYSVRGGSYDENLVFVNDFEIFRPQLIRNGQQEGLSFPNPDLVKELKFYSGGFESKYGDKLSSVMDIRYKNPDTLKASAAASLLGMSFHLEGSSNIFGKILLQEN
- a CDS encoding nicotinamide mononucleotide transporter; the protein is MAVYYAAKENILTWPIGLINIITAFFIYYHVRLYSDMFLQIYFICISIYGWLIWNMEHRNAVPLKYLSNQGLALFAFLIIICTIVLGKFMSHIHEFFPSAFPEPAAYPYSDTLVAVASIIANTLMARRFIESWILWIGVDVICVYLYFQKDIKFIAFEFLIFLILACFGLYNWIQMKRKQDQISKSLHRL